Proteins from one Sphaeramia orbicularis chromosome 17, fSphaOr1.1, whole genome shotgun sequence genomic window:
- the cahz gene encoding carbonic anhydrase: MSHGWGYGPTNGPDKWADDYPVANGPRQSPINIVPKEALYDSALKPLKLKYDASNAKGILNNGHSFQVDFVDDIDSSTLTGGPISGTYRLRQFHFHWGASNDRGSEHTVNGIKFPCELHLVHWNTKYPSFGEAASQPDGLAVVGVFLKIGAANPRLQKVLDALDAIRTKGKQTTFPNFDAKTLLPTSLDYWTYDGSLTTPPLLESVTWIVLKEPISVSPAQMDKFRSLLFTGEGDAPCCMVDNYRPPQPLKGRLVRASFK, translated from the exons ATGTCTCACGGATGGGGATACGGGCCAACTAACG GACCTGACAAATGGGCAGATGATTATCCAGTAGCCAATGGACCACGACAGTCTCCCATCAACATCGTCCCCAAGGAGGCCCTGTACGATTCGGCTCTGAAGCCTCTGAAACTCAAATATGATGCTTCAAATGCCAAGGGCATCCTCAACAACGGACACTCCTTCCAGGTGGACTTTGTGGACGACATTGACTCCTCCA CGTTGACTGGAGGTCCCATTTCTGGAACATACCGTCTGAGACAGTTCCACTTTCACTGGGGAGCCAGCAACGACAGAGGTTCAGAGCACACTGTTAATGGCATCAAGTTCCCTTGTGAG CTTCACTTGGTGCACTGGAATACCAAGTACCCCAGCTTTGGTGAAGCAGCCAGCCAGCCTGACGGACTTGCTGTGGTTGGCGTCTTTCTTAAG ATTGGTGCTGCCAATCCCAGACTGCAGAAAGTTCTGGATGCCTTGGATGCCATCAGGACAAAG GGAAAGCAGACCACCTTTCCAAACTTTGATGCAAAGACGCTTCTTCCTACTTCTCTTGACTACTGGACTTATGATGGCTCCCTGACCACTCCCCCCCTGCTGGAGAGTGTCACATGGATTGTTCTCAAAGAGCCAATCAGTGTCAGCCCTGCACAG ATGGATAAGTTCCGCAGCCTCCTCTTCACAGGAGAAGGAGATGCTCCGTGTTGCATGGTGGATAACTACCGGCCTCCACAGCCTCTGAAGGGCCGTCTGGTCCGTGCCTCTTTTAAATAA